In one Candidatus Zixiibacteriota bacterium genomic region, the following are encoded:
- a CDS encoding prepilin-type N-terminal cleavage/methylation domain-containing protein, with amino-acid sequence MKYSYLTNNRGVTLVELIVALALSSMLLIFVVSGSLFVQDFLKERKSRDNLFEELAFVSGEIATCVSSSRFVSPYADSLMCISSLNEATTYAWHDGQVFENDRALLRSGVHLDTMAIMRLDLPKYADSTILNKEQQGIPLGLYEIYLVASDERNLTDSIRRVVKNEYIVIKYLQK; translated from the coding sequence ATGAAATATTCATACCTGACAAATAACCGCGGCGTGACGCTGGTGGAACTGATAGTAGCGCTGGCGCTGTCGTCGATGCTGCTGATATTCGTGGTGTCGGGCAGTCTGTTTGTGCAGGATTTCCTGAAAGAGCGAAAAAGCCGCGACAATCTGTTCGAGGAACTCGCCTTCGTCAGCGGCGAGATAGCGACCTGTGTTTCCTCGAGCAGATTCGTGAGCCCGTACGCCGACAGCCTGATGTGTATCTCAAGCCTCAACGAGGCAACAACATACGCGTGGCACGACGGGCAGGTTTTCGAAAACGACCGGGCTTTGTTGCGATCCGGAGTACACCTCGACACTATGGCGATCATGAGGTTGGATTTGCCAAAATACGCTGATAGCACTATATTAAACAAGGAACAGCAAGGCATACCTCTGGGGCTGTATGAAATATACCTTGTGGCTTCCGATGAAAGGAACCTTACCGATTCAATACGGAGGGTAGTAAAGAATGAATACATTGTCATCAAGTACCTGCAGAAATAA
- a CDS encoding DUF4332 domain-containing protein has translation MPSLARIEGIGVTNAEKLKKTGITTTQALLERGATPRGRQEIAHLTGIDEKTILRWVNLSDLFRIRGIGQEYSDLLEEAGVDTVPEIAQRNPQSLHEILTRVNDEKHLVRQMPSQATVATWIESAQNLPRVIRH, from the coding sequence ATGCCAAGCCTTGCCAGGATCGAGGGTATTGGAGTGACCAATGCCGAGAAGCTCAAGAAGACGGGGATCACCACGACTCAGGCCCTGCTCGAGCGGGGCGCTACTCCGAGAGGCAGGCAGGAAATCGCTCACCTGACAGGAATCGACGAGAAGACCATTCTGAGGTGGGTTAACCTCTCAGACCTCTTTCGAATAAGGGGGATCGGACAAGAATATTCCGATTTGCTGGAGGAGGCCGGGGTTGATACTGTGCCGGAGATAGCACAGCGCAACCCTCAGAGTCTGCACGAAATTCTCACAAGGGTTAACGACGAAAAGCATCTCGTCAGGCAGATGCCGTCACAGGCGACTGTGGCGACATGGATTGAAAGCGCCCAGAACCTTCCAAGAGTCATAAGGCACTGA
- a CDS encoding GspE/PulE family protein: MPQRTADGIKVLISSETDLSVLDYVCRRLTDQPAIERLSAEQLQTAILQQFKSDVRDEDSGYERESALKAGPNNNKVVERINNILNECIAERASDIHFEPQERYMTCRARVDGLLVNKQTIVREEVAETVSRIKIMAGLDIAEKRRPQDGRIRFPYDNRVIDIRVSIIPTDFGEKTVLRILDKKSLKLSLESLGFSDLQLTIFKNGIQSPNGIILVTGPTGSGKTTTLYAAITHLKSPDVNISTVEDPIEYNLEGINQTQIKPEINLTFSSMLRALLRQDPDILMVGEIRDRETLDIAIRASLTGHLVLSTIHTNSAIATLGRLVDMGGERTLLASTIRTIVAQRLVRQNCPRCSESGLDESNTAAARKLNIVLGKDVKRGKGCQYCNNTGFRGRTAIYEVLHIDEPVKNAITSGLSEMQTLRVAVDNGFETMQHVAQNIINAGVTTPAEVLREINI, from the coding sequence TTGCCCCAACGTACCGCCGATGGCATCAAAGTCCTAATCTCCAGCGAAACCGATTTGTCTGTGCTGGACTATGTCTGCCGCAGACTAACTGACCAACCTGCGATTGAAAGGCTGTCCGCAGAGCAGCTCCAAACTGCGATTCTCCAACAGTTCAAGTCGGACGTTAGAGACGAGGACTCTGGATATGAACGAGAATCTGCCTTGAAAGCCGGCCCCAACAACAACAAAGTCGTCGAACGAATCAACAATATCCTCAACGAGTGCATCGCCGAAAGAGCATCGGATATCCACTTTGAACCTCAAGAGCGGTATATGACTTGTCGAGCCAGGGTCGACGGCCTACTCGTTAACAAACAGACAATTGTACGGGAAGAAGTAGCCGAGACGGTTTCGAGAATAAAGATTATGGCCGGTTTGGACATAGCGGAAAAACGCCGTCCCCAGGATGGACGTATCAGATTTCCTTACGACAACAGGGTGATAGACATACGCGTGTCGATTATCCCAACCGATTTCGGAGAGAAGACGGTACTTCGAATACTGGACAAGAAATCTCTCAAATTAAGTCTTGAATCACTCGGTTTTTCGGACTTACAATTGACGATTTTCAAAAACGGCATTCAGTCCCCGAACGGAATCATTCTGGTTACAGGACCAACCGGCTCCGGCAAGACAACAACGCTGTATGCCGCCATCACACACTTAAAATCGCCGGATGTCAATATCTCGACCGTCGAAGATCCCATTGAGTACAATCTGGAAGGGATCAATCAAACTCAGATCAAACCAGAGATTAATCTGACTTTTTCAAGCATGCTCAGAGCGCTGTTGAGGCAGGACCCCGACATCCTGATGGTGGGTGAAATTCGAGACCGGGAGACTCTTGATATAGCCATACGCGCATCACTTACCGGTCACCTGGTGCTCTCCACTATCCATACCAACAGCGCCATAGCGACTCTCGGCCGGCTTGTCGACATGGGTGGAGAAAGGACACTGCTCGCCAGTACCATAAGGACAATAGTCGCGCAGCGGCTTGTTCGGCAGAATTGCCCCCGATGTTCTGAGAGTGGCCTCGACGAATCCAATACCGCCGCCGCCAGGAAACTGAATATAGTCCTCGGCAAGGACGTAAAAAGAGGTAAGGGTTGTCAATACTGTAACAACACAGGCTTCAGGGGGAGAACGGCTATCTACGAGGTACTCCACATAGATGAACCAGTCAAGAACGCCATTACATCTGGCTTGTCGGAAATGCAGACTCTCCGCGTGGCAGTGGACAATGGATTCGAAACAATGCAGCATGTCGCACAGAATATTATAAACGCCGGAGTCACCACTCCAGCGGAAGTACTAAGAGAAATAAACATTTAA
- a CDS encoding type II secretion system F family protein codes for MPTYRYIGRLIDGTEATGQVRAGNEVELESKLVNKGISLDSYRSVHSRWAMLRVKFLRRGEITKITRQISVLLKSEISILETLELVREQIADRILVEIFDSVRKQVEAGRSVAASLSEYPTIFDRLYVSMVDAGELSGELDTAFDRVASYRESWDNTTRKIKSAIAYPLLVILVAFLVVMALVLYIVPVFSSMYENFGADLPKLTQRVVGFSTMFRSTIYYWVAVAVVLLAGLGYLSTVDRAKFFFHRVLVRLPLIRNLTIKMISARFCRTMGSLLVSGVDIVRALQISSKTTGNLYVDSLLRGAELDLLHGVSFTDAVSSTSIFPRAMLRLSASGEKTGRLGEMLGRAADYYEKETETEINTLTTLIEPFIILILGVFIAFILVAMYLPLFELVGTI; via the coding sequence ATGCCAACATATCGTTATATCGGTCGGCTCATAGATGGCACGGAAGCCACCGGACAGGTCAGAGCCGGTAACGAGGTCGAACTTGAGTCGAAGCTGGTGAACAAGGGGATTTCGCTGGATAGCTACCGCTCGGTGCACAGCCGCTGGGCAATGCTCCGCGTGAAGTTTTTGCGCCGAGGCGAAATCACGAAAATTACGCGACAAATAAGCGTTTTGCTCAAAAGCGAAATATCGATTCTTGAAACGCTGGAGCTTGTGAGAGAGCAGATAGCGGACCGCATTCTCGTTGAGATATTTGACAGCGTACGGAAGCAGGTTGAGGCCGGGAGGTCGGTTGCTGCGTCTCTATCTGAATATCCGACTATTTTTGACCGGTTATATGTATCGATGGTGGATGCTGGGGAACTATCTGGTGAATTGGATACAGCTTTTGACCGGGTGGCTTCGTACCGAGAGAGTTGGGACAACACGACCAGGAAGATTAAGTCGGCAATAGCTTATCCACTTCTTGTTATTCTGGTGGCATTTCTGGTGGTCATGGCTCTGGTCTTGTATATAGTGCCGGTGTTTTCGTCGATGTATGAGAATTTTGGCGCCGACCTCCCCAAGCTGACTCAACGTGTCGTGGGTTTCAGCACAATGTTCAGGTCAACCATCTACTACTGGGTTGCGGTTGCGGTCGTTTTGCTGGCGGGTTTGGGGTATCTCAGTACGGTCGACAGGGCTAAGTTCTTTTTTCACAGGGTCTTGGTCAGATTGCCTCTGATACGGAACTTGACGATCAAGATGATTTCTGCTCGCTTTTGTCGCACCATGGGGTCTTTACTCGTATCGGGTGTCGATATAGTGCGTGCCCTCCAGATTTCATCAAAGACGACAGGAAACTTGTATGTCGATTCGCTCCTTCGTGGAGCTGAACTAGACCTGTTACACGGGGTGTCATTCACAGACGCTGTTTCATCGACATCGATTTTTCCAAGAGCCATGCTTCGCTTATCCGCTTCCGGTGAAAAGACCGGCCGGCTCGGAGAAATGTTGGGTCGAGCTGCCGACTACTACGAGAAGGAGACCGAAACGGAGATCAATACACTGACAACTCTTATAGAACCGTTCATCATCCTAATTCTCGGAGTTTTCATCGCATTCATTTTGGTCGCTATGTATCTCCCTCTATTTGAGCTTGTAGGGACGATCTGA
- a CDS encoding RHS repeat-associated core domain-containing protein, translating to MTATGQEPVLTAKPVSDECIVSDVYITRYLYDNGVLVATFDENDNVIDMFVNGPEGMIATYHENDDAQLYYFLTDQIGSPRVIMHSPGGGITPQVAQYNNYHPFGQIHQSWGSFNTPYTFTGKEQDDDGDFKFHYFGARYYDARIGMFSSIDKASQFAGGYLYGGNNPILGRDPDGNLFFLTTPFLFSVGMAAFSGAGAYYAEATHNPYMNGSIGGAFGAAALGGVQGAISGTIGAGLGWASGQIGWTSTFGYTVRGAASSVIGGGIGNSMDGNPRTSFFSNWGWSALQGAYTGYMAGKEYQRYLANRLADAAPVINPNSPNDDLPPRRGNVEGTSGKEALGYAPDQPLYGDVLIEGASGNCGCFGVGFSAYAQAGGGGAALVCSDGIYVRLEGGLGFYFGIGPGGETIPGGVTVRNTSPKAQFGDVGVGVFMKGAAIGNVRYDIPYYQSDRGFFPGTSGPVFGVQASFGYSEGAYVWVKVVSW from the coding sequence TTGACTGCAACCGGTCAGGAGCCGGTACTGACCGCCAAACCGGTCAGTGATGAATGTATCGTGTCAGATGTTTACATCACCCGCTACCTCTATGATAACGGGGTGCTGGTGGCTACATTCGATGAAAACGATAACGTCATCGATATGTTCGTCAACGGCCCTGAGGGCATGATCGCCACCTACCACGAAAACGACGATGCCCAGCTTTACTATTTCCTGACTGATCAGATCGGCTCGCCGAGAGTAATAATGCACTCGCCGGGCGGTGGGATTACTCCGCAGGTGGCTCAATACAATAATTATCATCCATTTGGGCAGATCCATCAGAGTTGGGGGAGTTTCAACACGCCTTACACGTTTACCGGCAAGGAGCAGGATGACGATGGTGATTTCAAGTTCCACTATTTCGGTGCTCGTTACTATGACGCGCGGATTGGGATGTTCTCCAGTATTGACAAGGCCAGCCAGTTTGCCGGCGGCTATTTGTATGGCGGGAACAATCCGATTCTGGGCCGCGACCCGGACGGGAATCTGTTTTTCCTAACCACCCCGTTTTTGTTCAGCGTGGGCATGGCAGCTTTTTCCGGTGCTGGAGCATACTACGCCGAAGCGACTCACAATCCTTATATGAATGGTAGCATTGGAGGTGCGTTCGGGGCGGCTGCCCTTGGTGGAGTCCAGGGAGCCATTAGCGGAACCATAGGCGCTGGTTTGGGATGGGCATCAGGCCAAATTGGCTGGACCAGCACTTTCGGTTATACTGTGCGGGGAGCGGCATCGAGCGTTATTGGGGGAGGTATCGGAAATTCAATGGACGGCAATCCCAGGACCAGTTTCTTTAGTAATTGGGGTTGGTCTGCGTTGCAGGGTGCCTATACGGGATATATGGCGGGAAAAGAGTATCAACGTTATCTCGCAAACAGACTTGCGGATGCTGCACCGGTTATTAATCCTAATTCCCCCAATGACGACTTACCACCAAGAAGAGGAAATGTTGAAGGAACCAGTGGGAAGGAGGCTCTTGGCTATGCGCCTGATCAACCGCTTTATGGGGATGTGCTGATAGAGGGTGCAAGCGGAAACTGCGGATGCTTCGGGGTCGGATTTTCTGCTTACGCTCAGGCAGGCGGTGGTGGCGCCGCGTTGGTCTGTAGTGATGGAATATACGTCCGGTTGGAAGGAGGACTTGGGTTCTACTTCGGTATCGGGCCCGGCGGTGAAACTATACCAGGTGGAGTGACTGTTAGAAATACATCTCCGAAAGCGCAGTTTGGTGATGTTGGTGTCGGGGTTTTCATGAAGGGCGCTGCGATTGGCAACGTCAGGTACGATATTCCTTACTACCAGAGCGATCGCGGCTTTTTCCCCGGTACATCAGGACCGGTGTTTGGTGTACAGGCAAGCTTTGGATATTCCGAGGGCGCTTATGTTTGGGTCAAAGTTGTCTCGTGGTGA
- a CDS encoding DUF2780 domain-containing protein: protein MDLVNQLVETLGITEEQARGGTGLIMRVAKQRLNHGDFNQVANTIPGLNNMIKIAPEITGTEKALRTATSTTGTAANLITEIGNGFTELGMDTGMVTKFVPVVLTYVQSTGGNTTRSILEKVLK, encoded by the coding sequence ATGGACCTTGTAAACCAACTGGTGGAAACACTGGGAATCACTGAGGAGCAGGCGAGGGGCGGAACCGGGCTGATCATGAGGGTGGCCAAACAAAGATTGAATCATGGTGATTTCAATCAGGTCGCCAACACCATCCCCGGCCTGAACAATATGATAAAAATAGCACCTGAAATCACGGGCACCGAAAAAGCACTTCGTACCGCCACTTCCACTACCGGTACGGCGGCTAACCTTATTACCGAGATCGGAAATGGGTTTACCGAACTTGGAATGGACACCGGAATGGTAACGAAATTCGTTCCGGTCGTTCTGACTTATGTCCAGTCCACCGGTGGCAACACCACCAGGAGCATTCTCGAGAAGGTGCTCAAGTAG
- a CDS encoding T9SS type A sorting domain-containing protein: MHRTLSVILSISILLVTGNASAEPYFETRNDYLINGDPKALASCDLDGDGDLDFAVGADTWTSGNVAIFLNDGEGMFEESGYYFTGLGQTSICAGDLDGDGDADLIVTCSASDWLSVLINNGDGTFADAIRDSIGHAPFQSCVSDIDSDGDLDIVTAVWGLDAVSILINEDGSFSEPIYYLVGRGPSAITVSDFDGDGDDDLAVVNGYSETVSLLTNNGDGIFSEPVDYPVGTSPTAIVAADLDGDDDADLAILNGSYSSVTIYKNVDGYFVERVDWGWGGYGPHSLYAGDVDGDRDLDLAITNGLHEYVTILLNTGTGSFSDLSHILVPTIPTNAVLADISGDGALDLIAIATHLSVFTNLGDGSFVLPDNFLVGNYPVALSTADLDGDGYEDIATVNHDSDDISIIFNNSEGGFGEPISLPAGDAPNTLTIGDLDGDGDHDIVVANYTVGELYVYLNAGGGTFSDASVYATCGYPSSGAYPDKVRTQDIDGDSDEDIIVVCSAMDSIMIFRNDGNADFSEPEKWAAGDSPNCVVPGDYDCDGDCDLYVVNHCYSYLSKYNVTLLLNSGDGTFEIGGSFPGGYYPTNAVSGDFDEDGDLDLAVLDTDEYDILILANDGSGALSHEATYRGGMLPLGAVARDLDGDGHCDLAVSNKHTDNISIFRNRGDGVFEDAENYGTGYSPRGLGAADFDNDGDIDLVTASYASDSVNVLFNCRNTWSLLSPNIFSLPPLAATGGLLYEYDVEVSGNPAPTFLLALSPEGMTINPVSGLIQWTPAQTGQFEVNVVSANGVAPDAVQQFTVDVRRLVAGDFVLWQNYPNPFNPATTIEFYLPTSCEISLNIYNILGQKVADLADGVWLAGMHSVIWNSEGTASGVYFFRLRAGDFSESRKMLLLR; this comes from the coding sequence GTGCATAGAACATTATCGGTAATTCTATCTATATCCATTCTGCTCGTAACGGGGAATGCTTCCGCGGAGCCTTATTTCGAAACTCGGAATGATTACCTGATCAACGGCGACCCAAAAGCGCTGGCGTCATGCGACCTCGATGGCGATGGTGATCTGGATTTTGCCGTCGGGGCTGACACATGGACCTCTGGTAATGTCGCTATTTTCCTAAACGATGGAGAAGGAATGTTTGAAGAGTCTGGGTACTACTTTACTGGTTTGGGGCAGACGTCGATATGTGCTGGAGATCTTGATGGTGATGGTGATGCAGATTTGATTGTGACGTGCTCGGCCTCTGACTGGCTTTCAGTCCTCATAAATAATGGCGACGGAACATTCGCGGACGCAATCCGCGATTCGATCGGCCATGCTCCCTTCCAGAGTTGCGTATCCGACATAGACAGCGACGGGGATCTTGATATCGTTACGGCAGTATGGGGTTTGGATGCAGTATCAATCTTGATTAACGAGGATGGTTCCTTCTCTGAGCCAATATACTACTTGGTGGGAAGAGGGCCGTCTGCCATCACAGTTTCAGATTTCGATGGTGACGGCGACGACGATCTCGCAGTTGTGAATGGCTATTCGGAGACCGTCTCCTTACTGACAAACAACGGTGACGGAATTTTTTCGGAGCCGGTAGATTACCCCGTTGGCACATCACCCACAGCAATTGTTGCGGCCGACCTTGATGGTGACGATGATGCCGATCTTGCTATCCTGAATGGCAGCTACTCCAGCGTTACAATCTACAAGAATGTCGATGGGTATTTCGTTGAACGGGTGGATTGGGGGTGGGGCGGATACGGACCGCATTCGCTCTATGCTGGCGATGTCGACGGTGACCGGGATCTGGACCTGGCAATAACGAACGGATTGCATGAGTATGTCACTATCCTATTAAATACCGGCACCGGCTCCTTTAGCGATCTAAGCCACATATTGGTTCCGACAATTCCTACAAACGCCGTGTTAGCAGATATCTCCGGTGATGGAGCACTTGATCTCATTGCCATCGCCACACACCTGAGCGTTTTTACAAACCTGGGCGATGGTTCCTTTGTACTTCCAGACAATTTTTTGGTCGGGAATTACCCCGTAGCGCTTTCTACGGCGGATCTCGACGGCGACGGATACGAGGATATAGCGACTGTTAACCACGATTCCGATGATATTTCAATTATTTTCAACAATAGCGAAGGTGGCTTTGGAGAACCCATAAGTCTTCCCGCCGGAGACGCCCCCAATACACTCACGATCGGGGACCTGGATGGTGACGGCGACCATGATATTGTTGTAGCCAATTATACTGTAGGTGAGTTGTACGTATATCTGAACGCAGGTGGAGGAACGTTTTCTGATGCCTCCGTTTACGCTACTTGCGGATATCCCAGCTCGGGAGCCTATCCTGATAAGGTCCGTACTCAAGATATTGACGGGGATAGTGATGAAGACATAATCGTGGTTTGTAGCGCCATGGACAGTATCATGATCTTCAGAAATGACGGAAATGCGGACTTTTCGGAACCGGAAAAATGGGCAGCAGGCGATTCGCCGAATTGCGTTGTACCGGGTGACTATGATTGCGATGGAGATTGCGATCTCTACGTGGTCAATCACTGTTACTCATATTTATCTAAGTACAACGTAACACTGCTCTTGAATTCAGGAGATGGTACATTTGAGATTGGAGGGAGTTTCCCTGGAGGTTACTATCCAACCAATGCCGTCAGTGGTGACTTCGATGAAGACGGCGACCTCGACCTGGCAGTGCTCGATACCGATGAATATGACATTCTTATTCTGGCAAACGATGGCTCGGGAGCGCTATCACATGAAGCTACTTATCGTGGCGGCATGCTTCCCCTGGGGGCGGTTGCGCGCGATCTAGACGGGGATGGCCACTGCGATTTAGCAGTATCAAACAAGCATACGGATAACATTTCGATATTTCGCAACAGAGGCGATGGGGTTTTTGAAGATGCTGAGAACTATGGCACCGGATACTCCCCCAGGGGGCTGGGCGCGGCAGATTTTGACAACGACGGTGACATTGACCTCGTAACGGCGAGTTATGCCAGCGACAGTGTAAATGTCCTGTTCAACTGCCGAAATACCTGGTCTCTTCTCTCGCCTAATATTTTCTCCCTCCCTCCATTAGCGGCCACCGGGGGACTTCTTTACGAATATGATGTGGAGGTCAGCGGGAACCCGGCCCCCACTTTTCTTTTGGCGTTAAGCCCGGAAGGCATGACGATTAATCCCGTCTCGGGACTGATCCAATGGACTCCTGCCCAGACCGGTCAATTCGAAGTGAACGTCGTTTCGGCAAACGGTGTTGCCCCCGACGCCGTACAGCAGTTCACGGTTGATGTTCGTCGACTTGTGGCCGGGGACTTTGTTCTTTGGCAGAACTATCCGAATCCATTCAATCCGGCCACTACGATAGAATTCTACCTGCCGACAAGTTGCGAAATCAGTCTGAACATCTACAACATTCTGGGGCAGAAAGTGGCCGACCTGGCAGACGGTGTCTGGCTCGCTGGAATGCACAGCGTCATCTGGAATAGTGAGGGAACGGCCTCAGGAGTCTACTTCTTCAGGCTCCGGGCAGGTGATTTCTCAGAATCCAGAAAGATGCTGTTGCTCCGGTAG
- a CDS encoding prepilin-type N-terminal cleavage/methylation domain-containing protein: MPNVLNNDKGFSIIEVLIGATVFMLGFGVLVLMLNNVFLKFSVRELELANNLGQQLMTETLVAGDTTSLDTTIEYSGLRMVVVRDVSTDNDRLSVDLAISRESSGKELIHLYNEIFIPDK; encoded by the coding sequence ATGCCTAACGTCCTCAACAACGACAAGGGATTCTCTATCATAGAGGTGCTGATCGGCGCCACCGTGTTCATGCTCGGATTCGGCGTGCTCGTGTTGATGTTGAACAATGTCTTCCTAAAATTCTCCGTCCGAGAACTGGAACTGGCCAACAACCTCGGACAACAACTGATGACAGAAACACTCGTGGCTGGCGACACCACCTCACTGGACACGACTATAGAGTACTCCGGCCTCAGGATGGTGGTCGTGCGAGACGTCAGCACCGACAACGACCGCTTGAGTGTGGACCTGGCAATATCCCGTGAATCATCGGGGAAGGAACTGATACACTTATACAATGAAATATTCATACCTGACAAATAA
- a CDS encoding prepilin-type N-terminal cleavage/methylation domain-containing protein, translating to MNTLSSSTCRNKTRLLSNRGFSLIELLIVLVIIAIIAGLAIPRYMSSTVKAKQVEAKELLHQIYLMERSFRQNYDRYWIPDAGFVASKDNPYAFDSIGVEIMKSARYTYVITGDLDHFVATATAERLDDDPAIDKWQIDETGELRAIIDDSMMR from the coding sequence ATGAATACATTGTCATCAAGTACCTGCAGAAATAAGACGCGTCTTCTCTCCAACAGGGGTTTTTCCCTCATAGAGCTGCTGATTGTTCTGGTCATTATCGCTATCATTGCCGGGTTGGCCATACCGCGCTACATGAGCTCAACTGTCAAGGCCAAGCAGGTCGAGGCCAAAGAGCTTCTGCACCAGATATATCTCATGGAGCGGTCGTTCCGGCAAAACTATGATCGCTATTGGATTCCCGATGCCGGGTTTGTGGCAAGCAAGGACAACCCTTATGCCTTTGACAGCATCGGCGTGGAGATCATGAAGTCAGCCCGGTACACCTATGTTATCACCGGGGATCTCGATCATTTTGTGGCTACGGCTACGGCGGAGCGTCTCGATGATGACCCTGCCATCGACAAGTGGCAGATCGACGAGACCGGCGAGCTCAGGGCAATCATCGACGACTCGATGATGCGATAG